The Aureimonas mangrovi genome includes a region encoding these proteins:
- a CDS encoding GNAT family N-acetyltransferase, which produces MKTIAAEIRCAAREDAAALCDVHAQAWRGAYAGIIPHKALNAMIGRRGPDWWRHAIGGGAAVLALDYDGRTVGYATIGHNRTRAIRAEGEIYELYILPDYQGVGFGRHLFEGAGAFLASRGLKGLAVWALEDNDRALAFYRGLAGREVAVGSERFEHVTLSKVAFLWQ; this is translated from the coding sequence ATGAAGACGATCGCCGCTGAGATCCGCTGTGCCGCACGCGAGGACGCCGCCGCGCTCTGCGACGTCCATGCACAGGCCTGGCGCGGCGCCTATGCCGGCATCATTCCCCACAAGGCGCTGAACGCGATGATCGGCCGGCGGGGGCCGGACTGGTGGCGCCACGCGATCGGCGGGGGCGCGGCGGTGCTCGCGCTCGACTATGACGGGCGGACCGTCGGCTATGCCACGATAGGCCACAACCGCACCCGCGCGATCCGCGCCGAGGGCGAGATCTACGAGCTCTACATCCTGCCGGATTATCAGGGCGTCGGCTTCGGCCGGCATCTCTTCGAGGGCGCCGGTGCCTTCCTCGCCTCGCGCGGGCTGAAGGGGCTTGCGGTCTGGGCACTGGAGGACAACGACCGGGCGCTCGCCTTCTATCGCGGCCTCGCCGGGCGGGAGGTGGCGGTGGGCTCCGAGCGTTTCGAGCATGTCACCTTGAGCAAGGTCGCCTTCCTCTGGCAGTAA
- the ltaE gene encoding low-specificity L-threonine aldolase has protein sequence MTDANSLIDLRSDTVTRPTPAMLKAMADAPVGDDVYGDDPTVSRLQSVLAERTGKEAALFFPSGTQSNLAALMAHCGRGDEYIVGQIAHTYKYEGGGAAVLGSIQPQPIEHAEDGSLPLDKVRAAVKPHDFHFARTRLFTLENTTGGRVLPPSYVAEAAKLAREFGLGFHLDGARGWNAAVAGGVSIGEICAPFDSVSLCFSKGLGTPVGSALAGSRALVAEALRWRKMLGGGMRQSGFLAAACLHAMDHHFERLAEDHENAEALAKGLEGIEGMRLQGGGTNIRFFDVEPRHQAPLATHLKGDGIIASVGTRTRFVTHLDVSRAQVNRVIESVRRYFESAGRAEAAE, from the coding sequence ATGACCGACGCCAATTCCCTGATCGACCTGCGCTCCGATACCGTCACGCGGCCGACACCGGCCATGCTGAAGGCGATGGCGGACGCGCCGGTGGGAGACGACGTCTATGGCGACGACCCCACCGTCTCCCGCCTCCAGTCCGTGCTTGCCGAGCGCACCGGCAAGGAGGCGGCACTGTTCTTCCCGTCGGGCACGCAGAGCAATCTCGCCGCGCTTATGGCCCATTGCGGCCGCGGCGACGAATATATCGTCGGCCAGATCGCCCACACCTACAAGTACGAGGGCGGCGGTGCGGCCGTGCTCGGCTCCATCCAGCCGCAGCCGATCGAACATGCCGAGGACGGCTCGCTGCCGCTCGACAAGGTGCGCGCCGCCGTCAAGCCGCACGACTTCCACTTCGCCCGCACGCGCCTCTTCACGCTCGAGAACACGACGGGCGGCCGCGTGCTGCCGCCCTCTTATGTCGCGGAGGCGGCGAAGCTCGCCCGCGAATTCGGCCTCGGCTTTCATCTCGACGGCGCGCGCGGATGGAACGCGGCGGTTGCCGGCGGCGTATCGATCGGCGAGATCTGCGCACCCTTCGACAGCGTCTCGCTGTGCTTTTCCAAGGGCCTCGGTACGCCGGTCGGCTCGGCGCTCGCCGGCTCCAGGGCACTCGTCGCGGAGGCGCTGCGCTGGCGCAAGATGCTCGGCGGCGGCATGCGCCAGTCCGGCTTCCTCGCGGCCGCCTGCCTCCACGCGATGGACCATCATTTCGAACGGCTCGCCGAAGACCACGAGAACGCCGAGGCTTTGGCAAAGGGCCTCGAAGGCATCGAGGGAATGCGCCTTCAGGGCGGCGGCACCAACATCCGCTTCTTCGACGTCGAGCCGCGCCATCAGGCGCCGCTCGCCACGCATCTGAAGGGTGACGGCATCATCGCCTCGGTCGGCACGCGCACGCGCTTCGTTACCCATCTCGACGTCTCGCGCGCGCAGGTGAACCGCGTGATCGAGAGCGTGAGGCGCTATTTCGAAAGCGCCGGCCGTGCCGAGGCCGCCGAATAG
- a CDS encoding heme biosynthesis protein HemY codes for MLRILAFLAVVLAAGFGFAWLADRPGEVTIAWLGQEVQTSFLVFLVAAVLAIAAILVVLWLIFGVFRAPGRIGDFFSNRRRERGYRSLTAGILAAGAGDAAAARRFVVKSERDIDRKKEPLLRFLDAQTAMIEGDHARARRLFEEMEKDPDTRLLALRGLYLEAERVNDPIAARHYAERAVRVSPNVPWAGGAVLELKAAEGDFDTALDILKAQRNAKLVEPEEARRMRAVLLTGKAQALVESDPAGAKSAAREAQKLAPDLVPAALALARAMIQLGDTRGASRALEKAWGESAHPEIAELYVHVRPGTSAAERLQRAKKLQSLRPSEAEGDIAVAFAALDAGDLKLARSSAEAAARKEPREAAFLLLADIEDAETGDARRIRSHMADALKAPKDPVWMSDGEAAAEWRAVSPTTGRLDSFEWKTPMERPLSPRIVAIAANEPVKEEPAAVNGSATTTEGERSPMVIEHKPQEDEDTQPGRDSASTPTDHEARKEARFAN; via the coding sequence ATGCTGCGTATTCTCGCCTTTCTCGCCGTCGTCCTGGCCGCCGGGTTCGGTTTCGCCTGGCTCGCCGACCGTCCCGGCGAAGTGACGATCGCCTGGCTCGGCCAGGAGGTCCAGACGAGCTTTCTCGTCTTCCTCGTCGCCGCTGTGCTCGCGATCGCGGCGATCCTCGTCGTCTTGTGGCTGATCTTCGGCGTCTTTCGCGCGCCGGGCCGCATCGGCGACTTCTTCTCCAATCGCCGGCGTGAACGTGGCTATCGCTCGCTGACGGCCGGCATCCTTGCGGCCGGTGCGGGTGATGCCGCGGCCGCGCGTCGTTTCGTGGTGAAGAGCGAGCGCGACATCGACCGCAAGAAGGAGCCGCTGCTGCGCTTCCTCGATGCGCAGACGGCGATGATCGAGGGCGATCACGCTCGCGCCCGCAGGCTCTTCGAGGAGATGGAGAAGGACCCCGACACGCGGCTTCTGGCGCTGCGCGGCCTCTATCTCGAGGCCGAGCGGGTCAACGATCCGATCGCCGCGCGCCACTATGCCGAGCGCGCCGTGCGCGTATCGCCCAATGTACCGTGGGCGGGTGGCGCCGTTCTCGAGCTCAAGGCGGCCGAGGGTGATTTCGACACCGCGCTCGACATCCTGAAGGCGCAGCGCAACGCCAAGCTCGTCGAACCCGAAGAGGCCAGACGCATGCGCGCCGTCCTCCTCACCGGCAAGGCGCAGGCTCTGGTCGAAAGCGATCCGGCGGGCGCGAAGAGTGCGGCCCGCGAAGCCCAGAAGCTCGCGCCCGATCTCGTGCCGGCCGCACTCGCCTTGGCGCGTGCGATGATCCAGCTCGGCGATACGCGCGGCGCCTCGCGGGCGCTTGAAAAGGCGTGGGGGGAAAGCGCCCATCCCGAGATCGCGGAGCTTTACGTCCATGTGCGCCCGGGCACGAGCGCGGCCGAGAGGCTGCAGCGAGCGAAGAAGCTGCAGAGCCTGCGCCCGAGCGAAGCGGAGGGTGACATCGCCGTCGCCTTCGCCGCTCTCGACGCGGGCGACCTGAAGCTCGCCCGCAGTTCGGCCGAGGCGGCCGCCCGCAAGGAGCCGCGCGAAGCGGCCTTCCTGCTTCTTGCCGATATCGAGGACGCCGAGACGGGCGATGCGCGCCGCATCCGCTCCCATATGGCGGATGCGCTGAAGGCGCCGAAGGACCCGGTGTGGATGTCCGATGGCGAGGCGGCGGCGGAATGGCGCGCCGTCTCCCCGACGACCGGCCGGCTCGACAGCTTCGAGTGGAAGACGCCGATGGAACGGCCTCTTTCACCGCGCATCGTCGCCATCGCCGCGAACGAGCCGGTGAAGGAAGAGCCTGCCGCCGTCAACGGCAGCGCGACGACGACGGAGGGCGAGCGCTCACCAATGGTGATCGAGCACAAGCCCCAGGAGGACGAAGACACCCAGCCCGGCCGAGACAGCGCGTCGACGCCGACCGATCATGAGGCGCGCAAGGAAGCGCGTTTCGCGAATTGA
- a CDS encoding YggT family protein produces the protein MLAVLQVVLVVLNIFWWIVIASAILSWLYAFNIVNPRNQFVGAIGEFLYRITEPVYRPIRNILPNLGGIDLSPLVVLLAIIFLQQFILIYLAPAVVRAGI, from the coding sequence ATGCTCGCCGTTCTGCAAGTCGTGCTCGTCGTCCTGAACATCTTCTGGTGGATCGTCATCGCGTCGGCCATTCTGTCCTGGCTCTATGCCTTCAACATCGTCAATCCGCGCAACCAGTTCGTGGGCGCGATCGGCGAATTCCTCTATCGCATCACCGAGCCGGTCTATCGACCGATCCGCAATATCCTTCCCAATCTCGGCGGGATCGATCTTTCGCCGCTCGTGGTGCTTCTGGCGATTATCTTCCTCCAGCAGTTCATCCTGATCTACCTCGCCCCCGCCGTGGTGCGCGCCGGCATCTGA
- the ppa gene encoding inorganic diphosphatase, with protein sequence MRIDAISRGKNPPEDINVIVEVPVGGVPTKYEMDKESGALFVDRFLFTPMVYPGNYGFVPHTLSDDGDPIDVLIAIDRPLVPGCVVNVRPIGVLVMEDDGGQDEKIIAVPSRKMSSQFDRIVDYNDLPEISCKQIEHFFEHYKDLEPGKWVKIGSWGGVDQAKKLISEAVERFDAQKEG encoded by the coding sequence ATGCGCATCGACGCCATCTCCCGCGGCAAGAACCCGCCCGAGGACATCAACGTCATCGTCGAGGTGCCGGTCGGCGGCGTGCCGACCAAGTACGAGATGGACAAGGAATCGGGTGCGCTCTTCGTCGACCGCTTCCTGTTCACGCCGATGGTCTATCCCGGCAATTACGGCTTCGTGCCGCACACGCTTTCGGACGATGGCGACCCGATCGACGTCCTGATCGCGATCGACCGCCCGCTGGTGCCCGGCTGCGTCGTCAACGTGCGCCCGATCGGCGTCCTCGTGATGGAGGACGACGGCGGCCAGGACGAAAAGATCATCGCGGTCCCCTCGCGCAAGATGAGCTCGCAGTTCGACAGGATCGTCGATTACAACGACCTGCCGGAAATCTCGTGCAAGCAGATCGAGCACTTCTTCGAGCACTACAAGGATCTGGAGCCCGGCAAGTGGGTGAAGATCGGCTCCTGGGGCGGCGTCGATCAGGCCAAGAAGCTGATCTCGGAAGCCGTGGAGCGTTTCGACGCGCAGAAGGAGGGCTGA
- a CDS encoding TerB family tellurite resistance protein: MFDRLQRFFDEVSGARAREMGTDDPQVAAAALLVHVARADGEERQSEDERLLASLRSAFGLDPHEAARVAEMGRRADEEAVDLYRFTSVIKAHMDEAERIAFVDLVWDTIYADGEVHELEDNLAWRIAELLGVSSRDRMIGKRRAAERSSAENAES, from the coding sequence ATGTTTGATCGTCTCCAGCGCTTCTTCGACGAGGTCAGCGGCGCAAGGGCGCGTGAGATGGGGACCGACGACCCGCAGGTGGCGGCCGCCGCGTTGCTCGTCCATGTCGCGCGGGCCGACGGCGAGGAACGGCAGAGCGAAGACGAGCGGCTGCTCGCCTCGCTGCGCAGCGCTTTCGGGCTCGATCCGCACGAGGCCGCGCGTGTGGCCGAAATGGGGCGGCGCGCCGATGAGGAGGCTGTCGATCTCTACCGCTTCACCAGCGTGATCAAGGCGCATATGGACGAAGCCGAGCGCATTGCCTTCGTCGATCTTGTCTGGGACACGATCTACGCCGATGGCGAGGTTCACGAGCTGGAGGATAATCTTGCCTGGCGGATCGCGGAGCTGCTCGGCGTCTCGTCGCGCGACAGGATGATCGGCAAGAGACGCGCAGCAGAACGCAGCAGCGCGGAAAACGCCGAAAGCTGA
- a CDS encoding glutamine amidotransferase — MDSGGDERPILIVLHQENSTPGRVGQVLEAAGLRLDIRRPVLEDALPETLENHRGVVVFGGPPSANDTDAYLRREIDWLDVPLRERVPFLGICLGAQMLSKHLGGTVAPHPDGLVEVGYYPLEATPEGRRLVPHWPAMTYQWHREGFSLPSGATLLARSERFPNQAFRYGDHAYGVQFHAELTLAMMHRWTVRGHERLSLPGAQGRRAHLEGRALHDAAVKRWLVQFLGLVFGRPAPSPQ; from the coding sequence CTGGATAGCGGGGGCGACGAGCGCCCGATCCTCATCGTGCTTCATCAGGAAAACTCGACGCCCGGTCGCGTCGGTCAGGTGTTGGAAGCGGCCGGCCTTCGCCTCGACATCCGCCGCCCGGTCCTCGAGGACGCACTGCCCGAAACGCTCGAGAACCACCGCGGCGTCGTCGTTTTCGGCGGGCCGCCGAGCGCCAACGACACGGACGCCTATCTTCGCCGCGAGATCGACTGGCTGGATGTGCCGCTGCGCGAGAGGGTTCCTTTCCTCGGCATCTGCCTCGGCGCGCAAATGCTCTCGAAGCATCTCGGCGGCACCGTCGCGCCGCATCCCGATGGGCTGGTCGAGGTCGGATACTATCCGCTGGAGGCGACGCCGGAGGGGCGGCGCCTCGTACCGCACTGGCCGGCGATGACCTATCAGTGGCATCGCGAGGGATTCTCGCTGCCTTCCGGCGCAACGCTGCTGGCGCGCAGCGAGCGCTTTCCCAACCAGGCCTTCCGCTATGGCGACCACGCTTACGGCGTGCAGTTCCACGCCGAGCTGACGCTTGCGATGATGCATCGCTGGACTGTGCGCGGCCACGAGCGGCTTTCGCTGCCGGGGGCACAGGGGCGCCGGGCGCATCTGGAAGGACGGGCGCTGCACGATGCGGCCGTCAAGCGCTGGTTGGTACAATTCCTCGGCCTCGTCTTCGGCCGGCCGGCTCCCTCACCGCAATAG